A window of Litorilinea aerophila contains these coding sequences:
- a CDS encoding DUF2283 domain-containing protein yields MKIQYDREEDVLTIEVMPQGTIDHAEQTDSMIAHFTADGQLVLLEILDASHFLTSVLQVALRGEQMLA; encoded by the coding sequence ATGAAGATCCAGTATGACCGAGAAGAAGATGTGTTGACAATTGAGGTCATGCCCCAAGGCACCATCGATCATGCCGAACAGACAGACTCCATGATCGCCCACTTTACCGCGGATGGGCAGTTGGTGCTGCTGGAGATCCTGGACGCCAGCCACTTCCTGACTTCAGTCCTCCAGGTCGCTCTGCGTGGAGAACAGATGCTGGCTTAG
- a CDS encoding DUF4258 domain-containing protein, giving the protein MAIRYTRHARYKFEVLERHGFPVTESQIADTLARPDIVIQQPEGRYIAQKRLTERHVLRVVYRHENSDLVVITFYPGRRARYEDPV; this is encoded by the coding sequence GTGGCGATTCGCTATACCCGGCATGCCCGTTATAAATTTGAAGTGTTGGAACGGCATGGATTTCCGGTAACGGAAAGTCAGATCGCCGACACATTAGCCAGGCCAGACATTGTGATCCAGCAGCCGGAAGGACGGTATATCGCTCAGAAACGGCTTACAGAACGCCATGTTCTGCGTGTCGTCTATCGCCACGAGAACAGCGACCTGGTGGTGATTACTTTTTATCCCGGCAGGAGGGCACGGTATGAAGATCCAGTATGA